The region GTGCAACAAAGCCATTCGTAATTCGTAATTCGTAATTGTTTCTATGATTACAAAAGGCATCATTCTCGCTGGCGGCTCTGGAACTCGACTCAGACCATTTACAAAATTCACGTCGAAACATCTCCTTCCTGTGTATGACGAACCGCTGATTTATTTTCCACTGAAAACACTTTTGCAAATGGGAATTCAGGATATTCTTCTTATCACTGCTCCGCATCACGCGGATAATTTTCTCGAACTGCTCGGATATGGAAATGAATTTGGTGCGCGGATCGAATATAAAATTCAAGAAGAACCAAATGGAATTGCGGCGGGGCTCCTTCTTGCTGAAAATTTTGCTCACGGAGAAAATGTCGCTCTTGTTCTCGGAGATAATATTTTCTTTGATGATTTGAGTTCTGCAGGAAAAGATTTTTCGGCTGGGGCAGAAATATTTATCACAAAAGTAGAAGATCCCGAACGATTTGGCGTTGTCGAACTCAATGGAAAAAATGTGATTACTCTTGAAGAAAAACCCAAAAATCCAAAATCATCACTTGTTCAAACTGGTTTGTATTTGTACGATACAACTGTTTTTGATAAAATTCGTAACTTGAAACCTTCACCTCGAAATGAGCTCGAAATCACCGATTTGAATAATTTGTATCTTTCAGAAAAAACGCTGAAAGCGCATATTTTGGAAAATGAATGGATCGATGCGGGAACATTTGAAAGCCTGCTGAGAGGGGCGGAGATGGTGCGGAAATTAAAAAATATTCCGTAGAGGCGCGATTAATCGCGCCTCTACAAATCGCGTCTCTACAGAATCAAAAATTATTTATTACGAATGAATCACGAACAAACATCACGCGTTACCATCGGCATCCTCGTCTATAACGGTCAAAAATATTTTGATTTCCTTTTTCCGTCGCTTTTTGATCAAGATTATTCGGATGTGGAAATTCTCGTGCTCGATAATAATTCTCCAGAAAAAGATGCTGAAATTCTTGAAAAAAAATGGAAAAACAAATTGAAAATATTTCGAAAGGAAGAAAACTTAGGATTCGCTGGAGGACATAATTTCCTCATCAATAAGATGAATGGAGAATATTATCTCTGTCTGAATCAAGAC is a window of Candidatus Peregrinibacteria bacterium DNA encoding:
- a CDS encoding NTP transferase domain-containing protein, which translates into the protein MITKGIILAGGSGTRLRPFTKFTSKHLLPVYDEPLIYFPLKTLLQMGIQDILLITAPHHADNFLELLGYGNEFGARIEYKIQEEPNGIAAGLLLAENFAHGENVALVLGDNIFFDDLSSAGKDFSAGAEIFITKVEDPERFGVVELNGKNVITLEEKPKNPKSSLVQTGLYLYDTTVFDKIRNLKPSPRNELEITDLNNLYLSEKTLKAHILENEWIDAGTFESLLRGAEMVRKLKNIP